The following are from one region of the Polynucleobacter sp. MWH-CaK5 genome:
- a CDS encoding response regulator transcription factor, translating into MRSSLTRMLKSCGYSIESHESPESFLEKSIPVSPATILLDMRMPSMSGVELQKKLKEMGRETPIIFISGESMPHEIVTSMKQGAIDFLFKPFNLDDLLRCIGAAIEKDKEIFQSMTQSLTINQRYDSLTPREKEVCALLVEGLMNKDVAVRLGTTDATIKVHKSRVMEKMRAPSLQELVRLYDLVKNK; encoded by the coding sequence ATGCGCAGTTCCTTGACTCGCATGTTGAAGAGTTGCGGTTACTCGATTGAGTCACATGAATCTCCAGAATCATTTTTGGAAAAATCAATTCCAGTTTCTCCAGCAACCATCCTATTGGATATGCGCATGCCAAGCATGTCAGGAGTTGAGTTACAAAAGAAATTAAAAGAGATGGGTCGAGAGACTCCCATCATTTTTATTTCAGGTGAATCCATGCCTCATGAGATCGTCACCAGCATGAAGCAAGGAGCGATTGATTTTTTGTTTAAGCCATTTAATTTGGATGATTTATTGCGCTGCATTGGTGCCGCGATTGAAAAAGACAAAGAAATTTTCCAATCAATGACCCAGTCATTGACCATTAATCAACGTTATGACTCTTTAACCCCTAGGGAAAAAGAGGTTTGCGCCTTATTGGTAGAGGGTTTGATGAACAAAGACGTGGCGGTTCGCTTAGGTACCACTGACGCCACCATCAAAGTCCATAAATCAAGGGTGATGGAAAAAATGAGAGCGCCTTCTTTGCAAGAGTTGGTCCGTTTGTATGACTTAGTGAAGAATAAATAA
- a CDS encoding carboxymuconolactone decarboxylase family protein, with translation MTERLVPYQPLDLQEPADLVAAIRQRRGGQFINLDRMLLHSAPFATGWNAFLGEVRNGLGLDPKLRELGMCGVAILNRAEYEFIHHAPVFLSSGGTEEQVKAMRQIGSSPMPAGLFSQLEADAIELTIQMTRSIEVDPALMKRLQSALGNSHLVELVGVIATYNMVSRFLVALQVTPEH, from the coding sequence ATGACTGAACGTCTTGTTCCTTATCAACCGCTGGACTTGCAAGAGCCAGCGGATTTGGTGGCCGCTATTCGTCAAAGACGAGGCGGTCAATTCATCAATCTTGATCGCATGCTTTTGCACAGCGCTCCATTTGCAACGGGTTGGAATGCTTTTTTAGGTGAGGTCCGCAATGGTCTTGGCCTAGATCCCAAACTTCGTGAATTGGGCATGTGTGGTGTGGCGATATTGAACCGTGCTGAATATGAGTTCATTCATCATGCCCCAGTCTTTTTAAGTTCTGGCGGCACTGAGGAGCAAGTCAAAGCCATGCGCCAAATTGGCTCTAGCCCAATGCCAGCTGGTTTGTTCAGCCAATTGGAAGCAGATGCCATTGAATTAACGATTCAAATGACGCGTTCAATTGAGGTTGATCCTGCTTTGATGAAGCGTTTACAAAGCGCTTTGGGTAATTCGCATTTGGTGGAGTTGGTAGGTGTGATTGCTACTTACAACATGGTCTCAAGATTCTTGGTTGCTTTGCAGGTCACTCCCGAGCACTGA